The Dioscorea cayenensis subsp. rotundata cultivar TDr96_F1 unplaced genomic scaffold, TDr96_F1_v2_PseudoChromosome.rev07_lg8_w22 25.fasta BLBR01002179.1, whole genome shotgun sequence genome window below encodes:
- the LOC120257552 gene encoding uncharacterized protein LOC120257552 has protein sequence MNIWPHFFLASPYKENTVRDFILRGPDSQWIDCPSVTNILSNLTTLYSPVNDEKRWKLTANGKFSVKTFYNFLNDGGMRCPGSPIILKGDCPKKINLFNWLAWDNKILTLENLALRRCNFFHSTTCVMCQANVETADHLLIHCPMALHIWNYFGHLYEARRSPMSLKDLWGDWRRILPKSLKSFWDLLVRAITWNICLERNARMFNYACLSSDSIILKIVRMLIVWLTAAPASKKAKLEEPTLKIKRSLEFLSAREVVTDAPQSSSPALPEI, from the coding sequence ATGAATATTTGGCCACATTTCTTCCTTGCATCTCCTTACAAGGAGAATACGGTCAGAGATTTTATTCTTAGGGGCCCTGACTCTCAGTGGATCGACTGTCCATCTGTGACTAATATTCTCTCCAATTTGACTACCCTTTATTCCCCTGTAAATGATGAAAAACGTTGGAAGTTAACTGCAAATGGAAAGTTTTCTGTTAAAACTTTTTATAACTTCTTAAATGATGGGGGCATGCGCTGTCCCGGGTCCCCTATCATCCTTAAAGGGGATTGTCCGAAAAAGATTAATCTCTTCAATTGGTTGGCCTGGGACAACAAGATCCTGACTTTGGAAAACCTTGCGTTGCGTAGGTGTAATTTTTTCCATTCTACGACTTGTGTGATGTGTCAAGCTAATGTTGAGACCGCAGACCACCTTCTCATTCATTGTCCAATGGCTTTGCATATTTGGAATTATTTCGGGCATCTTTATGAGGCGCGACGTAGTCCGATGTCTCTTAAGGACCTTTGGGGGGACTGGAGGAGAATTTTGCCTAAATCCCTTAAATCTTTCTGGGATCTACTTGTGAGAGCAATCACGTGGAACATTTGTCTTGAAAGAAATGCACGCATGTTTAATTATGCTTGTCTTTCTTCTGATTCCATCATTTTAAAGATTGTTCGAATGTTAATTGTGTGGTTAACTGCAGCCCCTGCATCGAAGAAAGCGAAGCTAGAAGAACCGACGTTGAAGATCAAAAGGAGTTTGGAGTTTCTCTCCGCCAGAGAGGTGGTGACTGATGCACCACAGTCGAGTTCCCCTGCGCTGCCCGAGATCTAG
- the LOC120257553 gene encoding chromatin modification-related protein EAF1 B-like, with product MQAYRESIESLWLRYKRSSNSMHQEDCEASVCDSVADVHHENTYEEEEGETGTYILPGTLESGGSSKFNLKKRKIFPQKSYGTKLYETGANLSGEPCLDSRIGNQPLTLIGKGPSGALNVGSIPTKRLRTAARQRFVSPFSTTPTGGMQLEVKQMFQVGITSLYQDEQSSMHAGSQCRKNLEVESTMDYDSQLPYDNSEISTKIKKKKKPKHLG from the exons AGAAGTAGCAACTCTATGCATCAAGAGGACTGTGAGGCATCTGTTTGTGATTCTGTGGCTG aTGTACATCATGAAAATACATATGAAGAGGAGGAAGGTGAAACAGGCACATATATTTTACCTGGAACACTTGAAAGTGGTGGGTCTTCAAAATTCAATCTCAAGAAGAGAAAAATCTTCCCGCAAAAGTCATATGGCACAAAATTATATGAAACTGGTGCAAATTTGTCAGGTGAACCATGCTTAGATAGTAGAATAGGAAATCAACCATTAACATTGATTGGAAAAGGACCATCAGGTGCTCTGAATGTTGGTTCAATACCGACAAAACGTTTGCGAACAGCTGCTAGGCAGAGGTTTGTGAGTCCTTTCAGTACCACACCTACTGGTGGCATGCAATTAGAAGTAAAACAGATGTTTCAAGTGGGGATTACTAGTTTGTATCAAGATGAGCAGAGTTCAATGCATGCTGGGTCCCAGTGCAGGAAAAACCTGGAAGTTGAGTCTACAATGGACTATGACAGCCAATTACCATATGACAACAGTGAAatatctacaaaaattaaaaagaaaaagaagcctaAGCATCTAGGGTAA